One window of the SAR324 cluster bacterium genome contains the following:
- a CDS encoding MotA/TolQ/ExbB proton channel family protein produces MKCLKCGKHNSEITIYCAQCGSYLAAENYNDQTDTTKALALSLMTTPLVYLFLKFADGENANLTTIFSGHVSEAITALSLWSLYLVMIKYFTYRTQRRSSEIFRGITMHELIIQGIYVQDVRKISDQITDILRKSGIKSYQTTIIYRRIRRILQYIQAVPKKEEAHGILNYQAEIDFNHMENGYVLLNVFIWAIPILGFIGTVMGIGDAIGEFSEFIRGLDSVNIGGQMRSALGGVTSGLSLAFNTTFLALLFVIPIMMLTSFLHKAEERLLLGIEEYCLEELLPNLHIHPGNETPSQTADEHLYQLMRFSENWVNQISPLLTSVTQYAEALKYQIEGLHPLVRDFSNQFFQVKDTVSQQQGPTPESASSATAVAETLGETPADTAESDKSNATENLTKFQETEHTVETKDS; encoded by the coding sequence ATGAAATGTTTAAAATGTGGAAAGCATAATTCTGAAATCACGATCTACTGCGCTCAATGCGGGAGCTATCTGGCCGCTGAAAATTACAATGATCAGACGGATACCACCAAAGCACTTGCGCTCAGTCTCATGACCACGCCCCTGGTCTATTTGTTTCTTAAATTTGCCGATGGTGAAAATGCGAACCTGACCACAATATTTTCCGGTCATGTGTCAGAAGCGATTACGGCTTTGAGCTTATGGTCACTTTATCTGGTCATGATCAAATATTTTACTTATCGTACACAACGTCGTTCGAGTGAAATTTTTCGTGGAATCACCATGCATGAACTGATCATTCAGGGGATTTATGTTCAGGATGTCCGGAAAATATCCGATCAGATAACCGATATTTTGCGGAAGTCAGGAATCAAATCGTACCAGACCACGATCATCTACCGTCGAATCAGAAGAATATTGCAATATATCCAGGCCGTTCCCAAAAAAGAAGAAGCGCATGGCATTCTGAATTATCAGGCTGAAATTGATTTCAACCACATGGAAAATGGTTATGTACTGCTGAATGTGTTTATTTGGGCAATTCCTATTTTGGGCTTTATCGGGACCGTGATGGGCATCGGGGACGCAATTGGGGAGTTTTCCGAATTTATCCGTGGACTGGATTCTGTCAATATCGGTGGCCAGATGCGTTCTGCGCTGGGTGGGGTTACAAGTGGCCTTTCGCTGGCATTCAATACCACGTTTCTGGCACTTCTGTTTGTGATTCCCATCATGATGCTCACTTCGTTTTTGCACAAGGCAGAGGAACGACTGTTGCTGGGCATTGAGGAATATTGCCTTGAAGAACTTCTGCCCAATCTCCACATTCATCCGGGCAATGAAACACCTTCACAAACGGCTGATGAACATTTGTATCAGCTCATGCGTTTTTCAGAGAACTGGGTCAATCAGATCAGTCCATTACTAACATCTGTGACCCAATATGCTGAAGCGCTCAAATATCAGATCGAAGGGCTTCACCCCCTGGTTCGTGATTTCAGCAATCAGTTTTTTCAGGTAAAAGATACCGTATCGCAACAACAGGGGCCGACACCGGAATCAGCGTCTTCCGCAACAGCAGTAGCAGAGACTCTTGGCGAAACGCCTGCGGATACAGCAGAGTCTGATAAGAGCAATGCTACAGAAAATCTCACAAAGTTTCAGGAAACGGAACACACTGTTGAGACTAAAGATTCATGA
- the sdhA gene encoding succinate dehydrogenase flavoprotein subunit, with protein MAKQRVIVIGGGLAGLAATMKLAEQGMPVLLVSFLPVKRSHSVCAQGGINGAVNIKGEGDSPEIHFYDTVKGGDFLAHQPLCKDMCYNAPFVINLMARMGVTFNRTPEGNLDFRRFGGTLHHRTAFAGATTGQQLLYTLDEQVRRYEVEGLVEKLEWHEYLGAVQDDTGRCVGAVIHNLRSGEIQGVRGDAVILATGGPGLVYGRSTNSMVCTGTATTSAYLQGAKYGNGEFIQIHPTAIPGQDKLRLMSESARGEGGRVWVPKKKGDTRPPKEIPEAERYYFLEERYPLFKNLVPRDVASREIYDICINQDLGVGGENRVYLDLTHHSREFLDRRLGGILEIYEKFTGVDPRENPMEIFPAVHYSMGGIWTDYEASKDGRINHQSPRNQMTSIQGLYAAGEADYQYHGANRLGANSLLSCIYAGMMMAPGVMNYVKNVPQSADGMANTIFENAAKQWNERYTSIKKMKGKENPYELHAELGELMIANVLIVRENKRLEATLDKINEMEARWKNIACVDTYEWNNPVPSFINQLYNMIHLSRIITKGALLRDECRGAHSKPAFDLNQPSDFKPESYLKYLDQKKNGGVKADNFKPDHLDYMIKFEANNEKWLKSTIAVNNNGQPDISYEEINTSLVTPRPRKYD; from the coding sequence ATGGCAAAACAACGTGTAATTGTAATTGGCGGCGGACTGGCAGGATTAGCGGCCACCATGAAACTTGCGGAACAGGGAATGCCGGTATTGCTGGTTTCGTTCCTTCCGGTCAAAAGATCTCATTCGGTGTGCGCACAGGGGGGAATCAACGGTGCTGTCAATATCAAGGGTGAAGGCGATTCACCGGAAATTCATTTTTACGATACGGTCAAGGGGGGAGATTTTCTGGCCCATCAACCGCTTTGTAAGGATATGTGCTACAATGCGCCATTTGTCATCAATCTGATGGCTCGCATGGGAGTAACCTTCAACCGCACCCCGGAAGGAAATCTGGATTTCAGACGTTTCGGCGGAACCCTCCACCACAGGACAGCTTTCGCAGGTGCGACCACTGGTCAACAGTTGCTGTATACACTTGATGAACAGGTTCGGCGCTATGAAGTTGAAGGGCTTGTTGAAAAACTGGAATGGCACGAATATCTGGGGGCTGTTCAGGATGATACCGGTCGTTGTGTCGGCGCAGTGATCCATAATCTGCGCTCCGGAGAAATTCAGGGCGTTCGCGGAGACGCTGTGATTCTGGCCACAGGTGGACCCGGACTGGTTTATGGACGGTCAACCAACTCCATGGTCTGCACAGGAACAGCCACCACCTCAGCCTATCTGCAAGGCGCAAAATATGGCAATGGTGAATTCATTCAGATTCATCCCACCGCGATTCCCGGGCAGGATAAACTCAGGCTTATGAGTGAATCCGCACGAGGTGAAGGTGGACGTGTCTGGGTTCCAAAAAAGAAGGGCGACACCCGACCACCAAAGGAAATTCCAGAAGCCGAACGCTATTATTTTCTGGAAGAACGCTATCCACTATTTAAAAACCTGGTTCCACGCGATGTGGCTTCCCGTGAAATATATGACATCTGCATCAATCAGGATTTGGGTGTTGGTGGAGAAAACAGGGTCTATCTGGACCTGACCCATCACTCTCGAGAATTTCTGGATCGTCGACTTGGCGGAATTTTGGAAATCTATGAAAAATTCACCGGTGTGGATCCACGTGAAAATCCGATGGAAATCTTTCCTGCTGTTCATTATTCCATGGGTGGAATCTGGACCGATTATGAAGCCTCTAAAGATGGAAGAATCAATCATCAGTCTCCACGCAATCAGATGACCTCCATTCAGGGACTTTATGCCGCGGGTGAAGCGGATTATCAATATCATGGCGCAAACCGTCTGGGCGCAAACTCACTGCTGAGTTGCATCTATGCTGGTATGATGATGGCTCCCGGTGTGATGAATTATGTTAAAAATGTGCCTCAATCCGCAGACGGCATGGCTAACACTATTTTTGAAAACGCCGCAAAACAATGGAATGAACGTTATACTTCCATCAAAAAAATGAAAGGTAAGGAAAATCCCTACGAACTTCATGCTGAACTTGGTGAACTCATGATTGCCAATGTTCTCATTGTTCGTGAAAACAAACGGTTGGAAGCGACATTGGATAAAATCAATGAAATGGAAGCCCGCTGGAAAAATATTGCCTGTGTGGATACCTACGAATGGAACAATCCCGTTCCGAGTTTCATCAATCAGTTATACAACATGATCCATTTGTCCCGGATCATCACCAAAGGCGCATTGCTGAGAGATGAGTGCCGTGGTGCCCATTCCAAACCAGCCTTTGACCTGAATCAGCCTTCTGACTTCAAACCGGAAAGCTATCTGAAATATCTGGATCAGAAAAAGAATGGTGGTGTCAAAGCAGACAATTTCAAACCAGATCATCTGGATTATATGATAAAGTTTGAAGCCAACAATGAAAAATGGTTGAAAAGCACAATTGCGGTTAATAACAATGGCCAGCCTGATATCAGTTATGAAGAAATCAACACATCGCTGGTCACCCCACGTCCTCGTAAATATGATTGA
- a CDS encoding P-loop NTPase, which yields MPTKEVWAVGGGKGGVGKSFLTGNLGIALAQKGYSVVMADMDLGGANLHTCLGINNPEKGLSDFVNREMTTIEDILIPTPINGVRLISGAQDGLDIANPRHAQKLRILKAIQNIDVDYVLLDLGAGTAFNTIDFFLSANSQIIVVVPEPTSIENAYRFIKSAFYRKIRHSSPSSRIRTLVDQVMNRNNQYGIRTPRELLEYLKQQDEEVAEFIDRQANEFRPRLILNQVRSANDIKIGFAMDNACVKYFGIHIDFAGYVEHDEIVWKSVLQRKPVLMNAPDSIVAKRISMICNNLIQNRQLKPQMYYKNP from the coding sequence ATGCCAACTAAAGAAGTATGGGCCGTAGGTGGGGGTAAAGGTGGGGTAGGGAAAAGTTTTCTTACCGGAAATCTGGGTATCGCACTGGCACAAAAAGGCTATAGTGTGGTCATGGCCGACATGGATCTTGGTGGAGCAAATCTGCATACATGTCTCGGTATCAATAATCCGGAAAAGGGACTTTCTGATTTTGTCAACCGCGAAATGACAACCATCGAGGATATTCTGATTCCAACACCAATCAACGGTGTTCGATTGATCAGCGGCGCACAGGATGGACTGGACATCGCCAATCCCCGACATGCCCAGAAATTAAGAATTTTGAAAGCAATCCAGAATATTGATGTGGATTATGTATTGTTGGACCTTGGTGCTGGCACGGCTTTCAATACAATCGATTTTTTTCTGTCAGCTAATTCACAGATTATCGTCGTGGTGCCTGAACCAACTTCCATTGAGAACGCGTATCGATTCATTAAAAGCGCGTTTTACAGGAAAATACGCCACAGCAGTCCATCGTCCAGAATACGAACTCTGGTGGATCAAGTCATGAACCGGAATAATCAGTATGGTATTCGCACACCACGGGAATTGCTGGAATATTTGAAGCAACAGGATGAAGAAGTTGCTGAGTTTATTGACCGCCAGGCGAATGAATTCAGACCGCGCCTTATTCTCAATCAGGTTCGATCCGCAAATGACATCAAAATTGGTTTTGCCATGGACAACGCCTGCGTCAAATATTTCGGTATCCATATCGATTTTGCGGGTTATGTGGAACATGATGAGATTGTCTGGAAATCTGTCTTGCAACGTAAACCTGTCCTGATGAACGCGCCAGATTCCATTGTCGCAAAAAGGATCAGCATGATCTGTAATAATCTGATTCAGAACCGACAATTGAAGCCACAAATGTACTATAAAAATCCATGA
- the sdhB gene encoding succinate dehydrogenase iron-sulfur subunit has translation MSEKTVTIKIQRQDSQSSQPYWQTFVIPRKPNANIISCLMDIRKKPVTTEGQQVTPVVWDCNCLEEVCGACTMVINGKVRQSCSTLVDKLEEPITLQPMSKFPVVRDLMVDRSRMFEALKRVKAWINVDGFHDLGTGPKIPEKQQQVAYKLSECMTCGCCVEACPQFTKGGDFIGAAAISQARLFNMNPTGEYNADERLDALMQKGGVADCGKAKNCVEVCPKSIPLTESIAEMGRQTSRRFWKSLIRI, from the coding sequence ATGTCTGAAAAAACAGTCACAATTAAAATTCAGCGCCAGGATTCACAAAGTAGCCAGCCTTACTGGCAAACATTTGTGATTCCGCGCAAACCCAATGCGAATATTATTTCCTGTCTGATGGACATTCGAAAAAAGCCTGTCACGACAGAAGGCCAACAGGTCACTCCCGTGGTTTGGGATTGTAATTGTCTGGAAGAAGTCTGTGGCGCCTGCACCATGGTGATCAACGGAAAAGTCCGTCAATCTTGCAGTACACTGGTTGATAAACTTGAAGAGCCGATCACACTGCAACCCATGAGCAAGTTTCCGGTGGTTCGGGATCTGATGGTGGACCGTTCCAGAATGTTTGAAGCCCTGAAACGTGTGAAGGCCTGGATCAATGTGGATGGATTCCATGATTTAGGCACTGGTCCCAAAATTCCTGAGAAACAACAGCAAGTGGCGTATAAGCTTTCAGAATGCATGACTTGCGGTTGTTGTGTGGAAGCATGCCCGCAGTTCACCAAGGGTGGTGATTTCATTGGTGCGGCCGCAATCAGCCAGGCGCGGTTGTTCAATATGAATCCCACGGGAGAATACAATGCGGATGAACGTCTGGACGCTCTCATGCAGAAAGGTGGAGTCGCTGATTGTGGCAAAGCCAAAAACTGTGTGGAAGTTTGCCCCAAGTCCATTCCCCTCACAGAATCCATCGCCGAGATGGGACGTCAGACCAGTCGACGTTTCTGGAAATCTTTGATTCGCATCTGA
- a CDS encoding helix-turn-helix domain-containing protein, with the protein MQLETVQDIENFYQILNLSYKATTEEVRIAYEMAMQTFHENSLATYSLFSDEENDQILRRISLAYMTLKDPVSRREYDQKLFRTANEPAEVTGTQETLPSSTSIQNTNLTNDYHILAVRADQTVHTAYELPQKTVMSGNIFPRKSYKIDRPSVPVQEYPYPEKEVGTTVVQNIDKQIPIPVFKESSPKKTPEQASDQMLHANMLKREENRRNLISKNQVADETIQKFLDSVMTFDGEILKHIRELKHITLHEVSMETCIREHFLQAIEQNDFPEFKAIVYLRGYLNGYVKALQLPLEKVVSDYVKSYEEWARVKKKK; encoded by the coding sequence ATGCAATTAGAGACAGTTCAAGATATTGAGAACTTCTATCAAATCCTCAACTTGTCATACAAGGCAACCACTGAAGAAGTTCGTATTGCCTATGAAATGGCCATGCAGACCTTTCACGAAAATTCACTTGCGACGTACTCGCTCTTTTCTGACGAAGAAAATGATCAGATCTTACGAAGAATTTCTTTGGCCTACATGACGTTAAAAGATCCTGTTTCACGCCGTGAATACGATCAAAAATTATTCCGAACTGCCAATGAGCCAGCAGAAGTAACCGGAACTCAAGAAACTTTACCGTCCAGTACCTCTATTCAAAACACGAATCTGACCAATGATTATCATATACTTGCGGTAAGAGCCGACCAAACCGTTCATACGGCCTATGAACTTCCCCAGAAAACGGTAATGTCTGGAAATATTTTCCCCAGAAAATCCTATAAGATTGATCGACCGTCAGTGCCTGTTCAGGAATATCCATATCCTGAAAAAGAGGTTGGAACCACCGTAGTACAAAACATTGATAAACAGATACCAATTCCAGTCTTCAAAGAAAGCAGTCCGAAAAAAACGCCCGAACAGGCCTCGGATCAAATGCTGCATGCGAATATGCTGAAACGTGAGGAGAACCGGAGAAATCTTATTTCCAAAAATCAGGTAGCGGATGAAACTATTCAGAAATTTCTGGATTCAGTGATGACGTTCGATGGGGAAATCTTAAAGCATATCCGGGAACTTAAACATATCACATTACATGAAGTTTCTATGGAAACCTGTATTCGGGAACATTTTTTACAGGCGATTGAACAAAACGATTTTCCTGAATTTAAAGCGATAGTCTACCTGAGGGGATATCTCAATGGGTATGTCAAGGCTCTGCAACTTCCACTTGAAAAAGTAGTGTCAGATTATGTGAAGAGCTATGAAGAATGGGCCAGAGTAAAAAAGAAAAAATAG
- a CDS encoding glycosyltransferase — translation MLLRKASPKVNRKIMETTRHVGITFARFPKIGTVKTRLCNPDYSNPALSTHQALDIYIALLKDLMLRLETLHHVDWFVLVGGTDKQGLSNFKEMFGLQRVHCELIPEISGDIGNLMEHCFEMFHFRGYNSLVLTGSDTPFLSVNHIDAAFAQLEHNQMVLGPDKGGGIYLAGYQQPLGLMKHGITWSQGVDFTQICDRCKHAGISYQTLPVEIDIDTTSDLKAIVNQIESCPLLKKEIHSLWNSIEALFADGIMLEQ, via the coding sequence ATGCTTCTAAGAAAAGCGTCACCAAAGGTCAATCGAAAAATTATGGAAACAACAAGGCATGTCGGAATTACCTTTGCGCGTTTTCCCAAAATCGGGACTGTAAAGACCCGATTGTGCAACCCCGACTATTCAAATCCCGCACTATCAACGCACCAGGCTCTTGATATCTATATTGCACTGTTGAAAGATTTAATGCTCCGACTGGAAACCCTTCATCATGTCGACTGGTTTGTTCTGGTGGGCGGCACGGACAAGCAGGGATTGTCGAATTTCAAAGAAATGTTTGGACTGCAACGGGTTCATTGTGAGCTAATCCCTGAAATTTCAGGAGATATCGGGAATTTGATGGAACACTGTTTTGAAATGTTTCATTTTCGTGGATACAACTCACTGGTACTGACAGGAAGTGATACGCCATTTCTTTCTGTAAACCATATTGACGCGGCGTTTGCACAACTGGAACACAACCAAATGGTTTTGGGACCAGACAAGGGTGGGGGAATTTATCTGGCAGGATACCAACAACCGCTGGGACTTATGAAGCATGGAATTACCTGGAGTCAAGGCGTTGATTTCACTCAAATATGTGACCGTTGCAAACATGCAGGAATTTCGTATCAAACGCTACCTGTGGAAATTGACATAGACACCACCTCTGATCTCAAGGCAATTGTGAATCAAATCGAATCCTGTCCTCTGCTCAAAAAAGAGATTCACTCTCTGTGGAACAGTATTGAAGCATTGTTCGCCGATGGCATCATGCTTGAACAATAA
- the fliN gene encoding flagellar motor switch protein FliN — MADNKAAFFGQDNFKGLLKGDEDGDVFHTIKFLEDVPMILNVEIGRTEMTIKEVLNLKKGSVVEFKKIVGEPMDVLVADRLMARGEVVVVNERYGIRISEVTRPDEKIGDRRE, encoded by the coding sequence ATGGCAGATAATAAAGCCGCGTTTTTTGGTCAGGACAATTTCAAGGGATTGCTCAAAGGCGATGAAGATGGTGATGTTTTCCATACGATCAAATTTCTCGAAGACGTTCCCATGATCCTGAATGTCGAAATCGGCCGAACAGAAATGACCATCAAAGAAGTGCTTAATCTGAAAAAAGGCTCTGTTGTCGAATTTAAAAAAATCGTTGGTGAACCCATGGATGTTTTAGTGGCAGACAGACTCATGGCCCGGGGCGAAGTGGTGGTTGTCAACGAACGCTATGGAATACGGATCAGTGAAGTGACTCGTCCAGACGAAAAAATTGGGGATCGTCGTGAATAA
- a CDS encoding alpha/beta hydrolase: MNHAVEITIEISGLKLAAKRWGIAGNPPILALHGWLDNAGTYDLLAPLLDDFEVVAVDFPGNGWSESFPEGTFFHFIDLVQLVIEIAHQLGWDQFILMGHSMGAGVATLTAGTIPERISLLILIEGLGPLTELPQAAPQLLRDSITQWQLHKTRELKPSVIALEQAVKIRQKAGNLSEQAARPLAQRGTIACENGVTWNLDRRWKVPSRLRLTQEQVLAFIDEITAPVLLLTSDTGFVPQRDAMEIRYQHVKNLTHVSLSGGHHLHLENPEVTATTIKKFLAQR; the protein is encoded by the coding sequence ATGAATCACGCTGTAGAAATTACGATTGAAATTTCCGGGTTAAAACTGGCCGCGAAACGGTGGGGAATCGCGGGCAATCCACCGATTCTTGCCTTGCATGGCTGGCTGGATAATGCAGGGACGTATGACCTGTTGGCTCCATTGCTGGATGACTTTGAAGTTGTGGCTGTTGATTTTCCCGGAAATGGCTGGTCGGAATCGTTCCCTGAAGGCACTTTTTTCCACTTCATTGATCTGGTACAACTGGTGATCGAAATTGCTCATCAACTGGGATGGGATCAGTTCATCCTGATGGGACATTCAATGGGGGCAGGTGTTGCCACTCTTACAGCAGGAACTATTCCCGAAAGGATTTCCCTACTGATTCTGATTGAGGGACTTGGTCCGTTAACAGAATTGCCCCAAGCCGCACCGCAATTGTTAAGGGACTCCATTACCCAATGGCAATTGCACAAAACCAGAGAATTGAAACCATCGGTCATAGCACTGGAGCAGGCTGTTAAAATCAGACAGAAGGCGGGAAATCTTTCTGAACAGGCGGCAAGGCCTCTGGCACAACGAGGCACCATTGCTTGTGAGAATGGCGTTACCTGGAATCTGGATCGTCGATGGAAAGTGCCGTCTCGTCTCAGACTGACTCAAGAACAGGTGTTGGCCTTTATCGACGAAATAACAGCTCCTGTGCTGTTACTGACGTCAGATACAGGTTTTGTTCCACAACGGGATGCTATGGAAATACGATATCAGCATGTAAAAAACCTAACTCATGTTTCCTTATCTGGTGGGCATCACTTGCACCTGGAAAATCCAGAGGTTACGGCTACCACTATCAAAAAATTTCTTGCACAAAGGTAA
- a CDS encoding succinate dehydrogenase has translation MDSAYVTRRLHSLTGIIPVGLFLVYHLYLQLFLHAGADIYNAKVNSFYDSPLAIWILVFLVYLPLLFHTILGIKLAVQAKIQPTYKYFNHLLYWLQRLSGAGVFLFIGGHLFFTKVQPMLAGTWGAHWQHLNEGYHSPTALVTKAVYVFGILGATFHFSNGINTFCMTWGIALTAKAQDRIRSISILVFVLLTISAYYAISAIW, from the coding sequence ATGGATTCTGCTTATGTGACACGCAGACTGCACAGTCTCACAGGAATTATCCCTGTCGGGCTGTTTCTGGTATACCATCTGTATCTGCAGTTATTTCTGCATGCGGGTGCCGACATTTACAATGCCAAAGTGAACAGTTTCTATGACAGTCCACTTGCGATCTGGATTCTCGTTTTTCTGGTGTATCTGCCTTTGTTATTCCACACTATTCTTGGTATCAAGCTGGCTGTGCAAGCAAAGATCCAGCCAACCTACAAATATTTCAATCATTTACTGTACTGGCTTCAGCGTTTGAGTGGTGCCGGTGTATTTCTTTTTATCGGAGGTCATCTGTTTTTTACCAAAGTTCAACCCATGCTTGCCGGTACATGGGGCGCACATTGGCAACATCTGAATGAAGGCTATCACTCACCAACAGCATTGGTCACCAAGGCTGTTTATGTATTCGGAATTCTGGGTGCGACCTTTCACTTTTCAAACGGCATCAACACTTTCTGCATGACATGGGGAATTGCCCTGACCGCCAAGGCACAGGACAGAATTCGTTCTATCAGCATTCTTGTGTTTGTTCTCCTCACCATCAGTGCTTATTATGCAATATCTGCAATCTGGTAA